The Dreissena polymorpha isolate Duluth1 chromosome 9, UMN_Dpol_1.0, whole genome shotgun sequence genome contains the following window.
TATCACAGTTTTCAGTTTGGCAAGGGCAACATACAGTAGTTCAGGGGAGTCCATAGCATCGGCAGCTGCATCGAGAGGATTTACATCCTACAGAACAGTTACAATGTATGCTGTTCAATAGTTCGTCAGGTGCAGAATTGGTTTGGGTCATGCTTGGAATTAATTGGTCGTTTTCCTGTTTCCATCCCTATTCAGTAGGTTTTATATTATTTGCCATCCCCATCCACACAATGATTTAATAATATACGCATTGGCTATGACATATTGTTGCATGTGATGTTGGGGGAAGTCGCTCAGGAGTGAAAAATGTTTCGGCACTAGCCACTCTCTTTGTGAAAATGTTATGGCGCAGTGATTCTTAGGAATCATTGGACTTTCCACCAAACAATTCCACCATCAAGCCTTTTCCAAGATTTGATATTTCCTCTTgaaacttgtttggaaggaggaatgAACTAGCGCATAACTTCATTACTGGAACAGGctttattaatttacaaaaggCTGACTTTTTACCAATGCCGAAAATCCTTGAAGTTGAATCACAGCCTGTGTAAGCATGAACACATAGCAACTCGTTGCACACTTCTTCTCCTTAAAGTTCTTTCAAAagattaatattatacactttgtgttcctttgactGTTTGTTTATATCAGCAGGAAGTAGATGGTCTTGTGGTACCTTTTGAAGTAATGCAGTAGCAAGATTaacaaatctgtatcctcgccgatTAACGTTGTGGTGCTATGACGGGATCGGACCACTGTTGCTTTTACAATATCTACGTCTGCATCCCCTGGTGAAACAACGACATTTCATCCACTAATAGTCAGAGCTGTGCttatcagagcaatcatgcctgcCTTGTTTTGGTCACGAGATAAAAAGTCCTCCTTTTTGCATGGACATGTTTCTTTGGTGAAACTCACAATAGGATTCACGTTTTTTCCTTGTCTCTGGTGTGTGTTGTCTTTGATAGAAGGACCATCTTCGTAACCATCGAACACCACTTTCGCTTGTTCGTATTGCCTTACAGTAAAATCTGCaaaagactcggctattgcgttatatgtgTCGCCTTTTTTCCATGGTAAACGATGAAGTAAGGAGCCACCATCAAGCACGTAACACTCTGTTTCaggaatacagttcatcacagcctcacttGATGCGTTTACAGCATGATCTATAATTGCCTGAATGATCTGAGGCTTTTCTGCTTTGCttcttggcttcaaagagggCGGGAGGATGAGGGCTTAGTTCATAAGACATAACGTCTTCAAGGGAAAgatctccagattttgacactacaaagaaacgctggaacagaagggCAGGATCAATAGCACGGTCTTCAGCAATTTTAACAGCGGAGCTATTCTCAAGAGCTTTGGCTCTATCTTTTCTCTTAAATTTGTAAGCAAACGCTGACTTTCCtttgatatctcttatgatcttGGTCCCAACCTCCTGAAATGTGTGCacattcacatctgacccagccactatcccattgaCAATGTTTCTTAGAGTAGGATCAGCTGTGTACGGTGAGCAGGATGTAATATTGGTTTGCATTTTCTCGAGATCAGAAGCATCTCTTTTGATGCGCGCCTCAGTCGactctttgtgttgtggacttgtagtataAACCAGGTCTGTGAATTCCTGCATGACACTATTGTATGCAGATGTTACAGGTTCAGATAGGGTCCAAAGGTTTTGCATTTCCTCGGTCATCCCACTGCTCCGAGTAAGACCG
Protein-coding sequences here:
- the LOC127846144 gene encoding uncharacterized protein LOC127846144; amino-acid sequence: MTQDDLEIQILLWRSNQCWAGLSSDLVIEQTLMRSLKSAGGLTRSSGMTEEMQNLWTLSEPVTSAYNSVMQEFTDLVYTTSPQHKESTEARIKRDASDLEKMQTNITSCSPYTADPTLRNIVNGIVAGSDVNVHTFQEVGTKIIRDIKGKSAFAYKFKRKDRAKALENSSAVKIAEDRAIDPALLFQRFFVVSKSGDLSLEDVMSYELSPHPPALFEAKKQSRKASDHSGNYRSCCKRIKYHKTIYFLLI